CTCTTACCTTGATAACAAGATATTCTCTGATAATAAAATTCTTTTTGTGAGAAATATCTTCAACTTTAATTACATCAATGAGTTTATTAAGTTGTTTTACGATTTTTTCAATTTGTTCATCAGTTCCTCTAATACCAAAATTCAACTTATAAATGTTTGGGTCCTCGGTTGCTGTCCCTATCACATTTTCTATATTATATCCCCTTTGGGTTATCAATGATGAAATTCTGGCAAGCACTCCTGGCTTATTAATTGCTGTTACAACTATTGAATGTTTTTCCTGCATAGTTTTTACCCTCTAGTTTTTATCTCCAATCATCAACTAAAATTTCATTCAAAGATTTACCTGCTGGAACCATTGG
This genomic window from Candidatus Neomarinimicrobiota bacterium contains:
- the ilvN gene encoding acetolactate synthase small subunit, which translates into the protein MQEKHSIVVTAINKPGVLARISSLITQRGYNIENVIGTATEDPNIYKLNFGIRGTDEQIEKIVKQLNKLIDVIKVEDISHKKNFIIREYLVIKVRATNSKRTDIFELIDVFRAKILDVSKTWITIELSGPPRKISRFIELLLPFGIQQYIRSGEIALRE